A part of Aegilops tauschii subsp. strangulata cultivar AL8/78 chromosome 2, Aet v6.0, whole genome shotgun sequence genomic DNA contains:
- the LOC109771036 gene encoding FBD-associated F-box protein At5g56370-like yields MTPMAPRKRARYCCGLCGLPKKGHVCRFAGGPSSARQVQGREEAAPPMDPPSAGAKKEEVTIITALPNDVLGTIISALPIDEGARTHAISKGWKHLWRDYTPLNLDDRDLHKMAWTGDNLVDLISDILEAPREVRARRVSISTLCRHSGDRDRYPIFDRWFRSKVLDRLEDFHFSYQRVNNTEPLQAGETMPPLPPSALSFSSLRVASFGCCHFPENILASGGITFPHLVELTLSRITNSENTLHAMIAASPILVNLYLHRNYHFRRVHISSQTIVRFRMFVDPDGDVMEELLIVNTPSLEEVMLWDQGYCGPRIIRVLVAPKLHILGCLHSDMMSTVQHGKTILQAMVDSSLVSSLHNVKILKLVVHGLRLNHVIDVLRCFPCLQQLHINTLTSYVPNKQNDNPAATTVECVDRHLKQVIVRNYSGKKPDYKFAKFFVLNARALESMKLHVPFSWNNEWRSRQRIKMDFKNRASPNALICFEGTE; encoded by the exons ATGACCCCGATGGCGCCGAGGAAACGCGCGAGATACTGCTGCGGCCTCTGCGGCCTCCCAAAGAAGGGCCATGTCTGCCGCTTCGCCGGCGGACCGTCTTCGGCGCGGCAGGTGCAGGGCCGAGAAGAAGCGGCGCCGCCCATGGACCCTCCTTCTGCTGGCGCCAAGAAGGAGGAGGTCACCATCATCACCGCCCTCCCCAACGACGTCCTGGGCACCATCATCTCCGCGCTCCCCATCGATGAGGGCGCCCGCACACACGCCATCTCCAAAGGCTGGAAACACCTCTGGCGCGACTACACTCCGCTCAACCTCGACGACCGTGACCTCCACAAAATGGCCTGGACCGGAGACAACCTAGTCGACCTTATCTCAGACATCCTCGAGGCTCCACGTGAGGTACGCGCCCGTCGTGTTTCTATCAGCACACTATGCCGTCACTCCGGCGACCGAGACCGCTACCCCATCTTCGACCGATGGTTCCGATCCAAGGTTCTGGATCGCCTCGAGGATTTTCATTTCAGCTACCAGCGGGTGAACAACACCGAACCACTTCAGGCTGGCGAGACGATGCCGCCGCTGCCGCCATCCGCGCTGAGCTTTTCCTCCCTCCGGGTCGCCAGCTTTGGGTGCTGCCATTTCCCTGAGAATATCTTAGCCTCGGGCGGCATCACTTTCCCACATCTCGTCGAGCTCACTCTCTCCCGGATCACAAACTCCGAGAACACACTGCACGCCATGATCGCCGCATCTCCTATTCTTGTCAACTTGTACCTTCACAGAAACTATCACTTCCGCCGCGTCCACATCAGCTCGCAAACTATTGTAAGGTTCCGCATGTTCGTTGACCCAGATGGTGATGTGATGGAAGAACTCCTCATTGTCAACACTCCAAGCCTAGAGGAAGTGATGCTCTGGGACCAAGGTTATTGTGGTCCACGAATTATACGTGTCCTGGTTGCCCCAAAACTTCACATCTTGGGTTGTCTGCACAGCGACATGATGTCCACCGTACAGCATGGGAAGACAATACTCCAG GCAATGGTTGACAGCAGTCTAGTGTCATCACTGCATAATGTAAAGATCTTGAAGCTCGTTGTCCATGGTCTTAGGTTAAATCATGTCATTGACGTGCTCCGATGCTTTCCCTGCTTACAACAGCTTCACATAAAC ACACTGACAAGCTATGTTCCAAACAAGCAGAACGACAATCCAGCTGCTACTACTGTTGAGTGTGTTGATAGACATTTAAAGCAAGTAATAGTGAGAAATTATTCAGGCAAGAAACCCGATTATAAGTTCGCCAAGTTTTTCGTTTTGAATGCAAGAGCACTAGAGTCAATGAAGCTCCATGTCCCTTTTAGCTGGAACAACGAATGGCGCTCTAGACAACGTATCAAGATGGATTTTAAGAACAGAGCTTCTCCAAATGCTTTGATTTGTTTTGAGGGCACCGAGTGA